A genomic region of Cannabis sativa cultivar Pink pepper isolate KNU-18-1 chromosome 1, ASM2916894v1, whole genome shotgun sequence contains the following coding sequences:
- the LOC133033629 gene encoding cytosolic endo-beta-N-acetylglucosaminidase 1-like, producing MFLQKLLTLIHQTLKKLFLFIIRKMSTPTSIPELKSPNPDPELKTPPSSDPQPKSLASEPPSFDPTRPSVPVSYPIKTLEELESRSYFDSFHYPFNKASVPFPRGATSSPPDRPQLLVCHDMAGGYGDDKWVQGGTNGEAYSIWHWHLIDVFVYFSHNLVALPPVSWVNTAHQHGVKVLATFIVEWDAGIAIADKLLETEESSQMYAERLTELAVALGFDGWLLNMEVKLNVNQIPNLKTFISHLTQTMHSKIPGSLVIWYDSVTVDGSVLYQNQLTEKNKPFFDICDGIFLNYWWREHYPSRSAAVAGNRKYDVYFGIDVFGRNTFGGGHWNTSFALDVLKKGDVSAAVFAPGWVYETNQPPDFQTAQNHWWSLVEKSWGIAQRYPRVLPFYSNFDQGRGHHFSVDGLQVLDSSWNNLSSQGFQPLLEYKDSSTTDGIKVLVDLKEGSYRGGSNITFKGSLKGSGDFTARLFLGELPLGNSPLYFTYSVKSKANSLLGLNLNFSSGAGEKKSVLLAPAKVDHLSGKFSTVVTTRQLENLGASSEWTIQESSISLSGHTLTEISAYCYRSDHRIVKLDDDNTSDQSTASAEYYAVLGHITVKSSEQKSNFPPSSSWVVEGEHIKWTPSSEDSKTVSVKIIWKLKDGNDSTFPKYNIYAKKAESASEFLGVARVQAFYVGDYAVPSGSSGVKFFIQVCDVDGSSQTLDDSPSLLLEPTT from the exons ATGTTCTTGCAGAAACTTCTTACTCTAATTCACCAAACTCTTAAAAAGCTCTTCTTATTCATCATCAGAAAAATGTCAACACCCACTTCAATTCCAGAGCTCAAATCACCCAATCCAGACCCAGAGCTCAAAACACCACCAAGTTCAGACCCACAGCCCAAGTCACTTGCTTCTGAGCCCCCATCCTTCGACCCCACTCGACCATCGGTGCCCGTGTCTTACCCGATCAAAACCCTTGAAGAGCTTGAGTCCAGATCTTACTTTGATTCATTTCACTACCCATTCAACAAAGCTTCGGTTCCATTTCCACGTGGAGCGACGTCATCGCCACCAGATAGACCTCAGCTGCTTGTGTGCCATGATATGGCTGGTGGGTATGGAGACGATAAATGGGTTCAGGGAGGGACTAATGGCGAGGCTTATTCTATATGGCATTGGCATCTCATCGATGTTTTTGTTTACTTCTCTCATAATCTTGTTGCTCTTCCTCCTGTTTCATGGGTTAATACAGCTCATCAGCATGGCGTTAag GTACTGGCGACTTTCATTGTCGAATGGGATGCAGGGATAGCTATTGCTGACAAGTTGCTTGAAACAGAAGAGTCATCTCAAATGTACGCTGAGAGGTTGACAGAGCTCGCTGTAGCTTTGGGCTTTGATGGATGGCTG CTCAATATGGAAGTTAAATTGAACGTGAACCAAATTCCTAATTTGAAAACATTTATCAGCCATTTGACCCAGACTATGCATTCGAAAATTCCAGGCTCTTTAGTCATATG GTATGACAGTGTCACAGTTGACGGCTCTGTTCTTTATCAAAATCAACTGACTGAAAAAAATAAGCCTTTCTTTGATATTTGTGATGGAATCTTTCTCAATTACTGGTGGCGG GAACACTATCCTAGTAGATCAGCTGCTGTTGCCGGGAATAGAAAGTACGATGTCTACTTCGGCATAGATGTGTTTGGAAGGAACACTTTTGGCGGTGGACATTGGAAT ACAAGTTTCGCACTTGATGTGCTGAAAAAGGGTGATGTGTCAGCAGCTGTTTTTGCTCCTGGATGGGTCTATGAGACTAACCAACCACCAGATTTTCAGACTGCTCAAAATCA TTGGTGGAGCCTTGTGGAGAAATCGTGGGGAATAGCACAACGTTATCCTAGAGTCCTACCATTCTACTCTAATTTCGATCAG gGCCGGGGTCACCATTTCTCTGTCGATGGACTACAAGTTCTAGATTCTTCATGGAACAACCTTTCAAGTCAAGGTTTTCAG CCACTGCTTGAGTACAAGGACAGCTCTACCACAGATGGCATAAAAGTGCTTGTTGA TCTCAAGGAAGGATCTTATAGAGGTGGAAGTAATATTACATTCAAAGGAAGTCTTAAAGGCAGTGGCGATTTCACAGCAAGACTCTTCCTGGGAGAGCTTCCTTTGGGGAACTCACCTCTTTACTTTACTTATTCC GTGAAATCTAAGGCAAATTCTCTGCTTGGCCTAAATCTCAATTTCTCTTCTGGGGCAGGAGAGAAAAAGTCTGTACTTCTTGCACCAGCAAAAGTAGATCATCTCTCAGGCAAATTTAGTACCGTGGTCACAACACGTCAACTAGAAAATCTTGGAGCTTCTTCAGAATGGACCATACAGGAGAGCAGCATCTCACTTAGTGGACACACATTAACAGAAATCTCTGCTTATTGCTACAGGTCTGACCATCGGATTGTGAAATTAGACGACGATAACACTTCAGATCAAAGTACAGCCTCAGCTGAGTACTATGCTGTGCTTGGCCACATAACAGTCAAAAGTTCAGAacagaaatcaaattttccacCCTCTTCTTCATGGGTTGTCGAAGGTGAACACATCAAATGGACTCCATCCTCTGAGGATTCTAAGACTGTGAGTGTAAAGATTATTTGGAAATTGAAAGATGGGAATGATTCTACATTCCCAAAATACAATATTTATGCAAAGAAAGCAGAATCAGCAAGTGAGTTCCTTGGAGTGGCGCGAGTTCAAGCGTTTTATGTTGGTGACTATGCAGTTCCCTCTGGTAGTTCTGGTGTCAAATTTTTCATTCAAGTGTGTGATGTTGATGGGAGCAGCCAGACACTAGATGATTCTCCTTCTCTCCTATTGGAACCAACCACCTAA